Proteins from a genomic interval of Providencia stuartii:
- a CDS encoding YqcC family protein, whose translation MNIEQRIIEKLCHIEEEMKSKALWRELPPSPEAFESTEPFSIDTMEAIEWLQWVLIPRLYAIIEQGAVLPSAFAIAPYFEEAYKHDEEEQYQLLLMHLRELDSFFNSQSGR comes from the coding sequence ATGAATATTGAACAACGTATCATTGAAAAGCTTTGTCATATTGAAGAAGAAATGAAGTCAAAAGCACTTTGGCGGGAATTACCGCCAAGTCCTGAAGCATTTGAAAGCACTGAGCCTTTTTCAATTGATACGATGGAAGCGATTGAATGGTTGCAATGGGTCTTGATCCCGCGTTTATATGCCATCATTGAGCAAGGCGCGGTTTTACCAAGCGCATTTGCTATTGCCCCTTATTTTGAAGAGGCTTATAAGCATGATGAAGAAGAACAATATCAATTATTACTTATGCATCTTCGTGAGTTAGATAGTTTTTTTAACAGCCAATCAGGTAGGTAA
- a CDS encoding VirK/YbjX family protein has protein sequence MGLLKQWRKQNKFWQSINNSYVQLKRQVRIAKLPSKPYQQFQMMCENYTCARMSKQFDNIPDFAERPLNKYLHREWNGKQKLLTASHTLEQIEKTFTLEAIKEMFSTERQGLKVADIELKSGDYAQLRLVYSQYPREGDLTLHLLNEMGDDIYLMSFSFGTEGQLYICSLQGPSTEQSTEQVKSITKQMHGMRPKNLLMSSIYAVAAFFHCTSIMGISNNCHIKRQHLKSSYDHFWQECNGVISADGWYHLPLTEPVRDIESVKSQHRSAFRKREALREAMYQSVLGSLAAYSVSSNRNTKTLN, from the coding sequence ATGGGCTTATTGAAGCAGTGGCGTAAACAAAATAAATTTTGGCAATCTATTAATAATAGTTATGTACAGTTAAAACGACAGGTACGTATTGCCAAACTCCCCTCTAAACCTTATCAGCAATTCCAAATGATGTGTGAAAACTACACTTGTGCTCGCATGTCTAAACAATTCGACAATATCCCTGATTTTGCTGAACGCCCTTTAAATAAGTATTTACATCGCGAGTGGAATGGGAAGCAGAAGTTACTCACCGCTAGCCATACCTTAGAGCAGATAGAAAAAACATTCACACTTGAGGCCATTAAAGAGATGTTCTCAACAGAACGTCAAGGTCTTAAAGTTGCAGATATTGAATTAAAATCAGGTGATTATGCACAGTTAAGACTCGTATATTCTCAATATCCTCGAGAGGGTGACCTGACCTTACACCTGCTTAATGAAATGGGTGACGATATCTATTTAATGAGCTTTTCGTTTGGAACGGAAGGGCAACTTTATATTTGCTCTCTGCAAGGACCTTCAACAGAACAGAGCACCGAGCAAGTTAAATCAATTACTAAGCAAATGCATGGCATGCGTCCTAAAAACCTATTGATGTCATCTATTTATGCTGTTGCCGCTTTTTTCCATTGCACATCAATAATGGGTATTTCAAATAACTGCCACATCAAACGTCAGCATCTCAAGTCAAGCTATGACCACTTTTGGCAAGAGTGTAATGGTGTTATTTCCGCTGACGGTTGGTATCATTTGCCTTTAACTGAACCCGTTCGCGATATTGAATCGGTAAAAAGCCAGCATCGCTCCGCATTTCGTAAGCGCGAGGCATTAAGAGAGGCAATGTACCAAAGTGTTTTAGGCTCATTGGCCGCATACTCAGTTTCCTCAAATCGTAATACGAAAACACTCAATTAA
- the syd gene encoding SecY-interacting protein, protein MNITVSEALTQFTEQYVSKWMAQTGLPPASSDLYGVPSPCIVRTGENWVYWEPQSFSLQDKNLNKVATALDIELQPMIHPFYTTQLAGDMKAQFQGHTLNLVQVWNEDDFIRLQENLIGHLVTQKRLKLSPTLFIATLESDLEMISLCNLTGEIILEKFGSKEKQVLASDLIHFIQQLSPVVEPLA, encoded by the coding sequence ATGAATATAACAGTCTCTGAAGCACTGACTCAGTTTACCGAACAATATGTGAGCAAATGGATGGCACAAACAGGCTTACCGCCTGCTTCTAGCGATCTATATGGGGTTCCTTCACCTTGTATCGTTCGTACAGGTGAAAATTGGGTTTATTGGGAGCCTCAATCATTTTCTTTACAAGATAAAAATTTAAATAAAGTGGCGACTGCACTCGATATTGAATTACAGCCGATGATCCATCCTTTTTACACAACTCAATTAGCTGGAGATATGAAAGCGCAGTTCCAAGGTCATACGCTGAATCTAGTGCAAGTGTGGAATGAGGATGATTTTATACGGTTACAAGAAAATTTAATTGGGCACCTAGTGACCCAGAAGCGTTTAAAACTATCCCCCACACTGTTTATAGCCACATTAGAGTCCGATTTAGAAATGATTTCTTTATGTAATTTAACAGGGGAAATTATTTTAGAAAAGTTTGGCAGTAAGGAAAAACAAGTATTGGCATCTGATCTTATCCATTTTATTCAGCAGTTATCGCCAGTGGTAGAGCCATTAGCGTAA
- the truC gene encoding tRNA pseudouridine(65) synthase TruC, giving the protein MLEIIYQDEFIVAVNKPAGMLVHRSWLDSKETVFVMQTLRDQIGQFVYPVHRLDRPTSGVLLFALSSEVARQLATQFESHQIEKIYHAVVRGYVEEAQTIDYPLLEQLDKIADKHATKEPALQECITHCLPIARVECPVAIGRYSTARFSLLELKPETGRKHQLRRHMSHIRHPIIGDSKHGDLRQNRGVSENFAVSRLMLHATQLVLDHPITGERLSLVAQWDALWLSLINQFGWQNEANKLGMSGMNPSM; this is encoded by the coding sequence ATGTTAGAAATTATTTATCAAGATGAGTTTATAGTCGCGGTGAACAAGCCAGCCGGAATGTTGGTCCATCGTAGCTGGTTAGACAGCAAAGAAACGGTTTTTGTCATGCAGACCTTACGTGATCAAATTGGCCAATTTGTATATCCAGTTCATCGTCTTGATAGGCCGACGTCTGGGGTGTTACTGTTTGCCCTCTCAAGTGAGGTCGCGAGGCAGTTGGCGACGCAATTTGAGTCACATCAGATTGAAAAAATTTATCATGCCGTGGTTCGCGGCTATGTTGAAGAAGCACAAACCATTGATTATCCCTTGCTTGAACAATTGGATAAAATTGCAGATAAGCATGCAACCAAAGAGCCTGCATTGCAGGAATGTATTACGCATTGCCTGCCAATTGCACGAGTAGAATGCCCCGTTGCGATAGGGCGTTATTCGACAGCTCGCTTTAGCCTGTTAGAGCTAAAACCTGAAACAGGTCGTAAACATCAATTAAGGCGACATATGTCGCATATTCGTCACCCTATTATTGGTGACAGTAAACATGGTGATTTGCGTCAAAATCGCGGTGTCAGCGAAAATTTTGCCGTTTCACGGCTCATGTTACATGCCACCCAGTTAGTATTAGATCATCCCATTACCGGAGAACGCCTATCACTTGTTGCGCAGTGGGATGCGTTATGGTTGTCATTGATAAATCAGTTTGGCTGGCAAAATGAGGCTAATAAACTGGGAATGAGTGGGATGAACCCATCCATGTAG
- a CDS encoding C40 family peptidase, which yields MLEHECIKYASESHLEQCGLIIDNSYLFKCKNSHSEPEKHFRISGGDWSEAEKLGEVTAVFHSHPQVNLRLSAADRKQQLMTGLDWWLVSDNRLRVFEPVPHLLGRHFEHGITDCYTLFRDAYHLCGVDLPEFERSDGWWLRDENLYIKNLPENGFYQVELSDIQPLDIIIRSPFYGANPSHAMVYLGDNIAIHHDCAGHLSRREALRQGHWRTTHSIWRHEKWLNLNSEGIFEDILATSI from the coding sequence ATGCTAGAACATGAGTGCATTAAATATGCGTCTGAGAGCCATTTAGAGCAGTGTGGATTGATCATTGATAATTCGTATTTGTTTAAATGTAAAAACTCGCACAGTGAGCCAGAGAAGCATTTTCGCATTAGTGGCGGGGATTGGTCGGAGGCTGAAAAGCTAGGAGAGGTAACTGCTGTTTTTCATTCCCACCCTCAAGTGAATCTTAGGCTATCTGCCGCAGACAGAAAACAGCAACTCATGACAGGGCTTGATTGGTGGCTTGTTAGCGATAATAGATTGCGTGTATTTGAGCCTGTTCCTCATCTCCTTGGTAGACATTTTGAACATGGAATTACGGATTGCTACACGCTGTTTAGAGATGCATATCATTTATGTGGCGTCGACTTGCCCGAATTCGAAAGGTCTGACGGCTGGTGGTTGCGGGATGAAAATTTGTATATCAAAAATCTCCCAGAAAATGGTTTTTATCAAGTCGAACTCTCGGATATTCAACCACTCGATATCATCATTCGTTCGCCATTTTACGGAGCGAATCCAAGCCACGCCATGGTCTACCTTGGTGACAACATTGCAATTCACCACGATTGCGCGGGGCATTTAAGCCGCAGAGAGGCTCTACGGCAGGGGCACTGGCGCACGACACATTCCATTTGGAGACATGAGAAATGGTTAAATTTGAATTCGGAGGGCATCTTCGAAGATATTTTAGCGACCTCAATATGA
- the queF gene encoding NADPH-dependent 7-cyano-7-deazaguanine reductase QueF (Catalyzes the NADPH-dependent reduction of 7-cyano-7-deazaguanine (preQ0) to 7-aminomethyl-7-deazaguanine (preQ1) in queuosine biosynthesis), with protein MSQYQNNPALDKLTLGKKTAYYDQYDPSLLQAVPRSLNRDPLNIHAGNLPFHGADIWTLYELSWLNNKGVPQVAIGSVHVDARSENLIESKSFKLYLNSFNQTRFETWENVRSVLQNDLCNCANGEVSVTLHKLNEFSQCAISPFDGICIDELDIEINHYEFNRDYLTHCTENELVEETLVSHLLKSNCLITNQPDWGSVQIHYRGPKINREALLRYLVSFRHHNEFHEQCVERIFNDITQLCKPEKLSVYARYTRRGGLDINPWRSNTQFTPDVGRLARQ; from the coding sequence ATGTCACAATATCAAAATAACCCAGCGCTGGATAAACTGACTCTCGGAAAAAAAACGGCCTATTATGATCAATATGATCCGAGCCTGCTTCAAGCCGTTCCTCGTAGTCTAAATAGAGATCCATTGAATATTCATGCGGGTAACCTCCCCTTTCATGGTGCTGATATTTGGACCTTATATGAGCTTTCTTGGCTAAATAATAAAGGTGTACCGCAAGTGGCTATTGGCTCAGTGCATGTTGATGCGCGAAGTGAGAACTTGATCGAATCAAAAAGCTTCAAGCTCTACCTGAATAGTTTTAACCAAACTCGCTTTGAAACTTGGGAAAATGTGCGAAGCGTTTTGCAAAACGACCTCTGCAATTGTGCTAATGGGGAAGTTAGCGTTACACTCCATAAACTAAATGAATTTTCACAGTGTGCGATTAGCCCATTCGACGGGATCTGTATCGATGAACTCGATATTGAAATTAATCACTATGAATTTAATCGTGATTACCTAACACATTGCACAGAAAATGAACTTGTGGAAGAAACACTGGTTAGCCACTTATTAAAATCAAATTGTTTGATTACTAACCAGCCCGACTGGGGTTCAGTACAAATTCATTATCGTGGCCCTAAGATTAACCGTGAAGCTCTGCTACGTTATTTAGTCTCTTTCCGCCATCATAATGAGTTTCATGAGCAATGTGTCGAACGTATTTTTAATGATATAACGCAATTGTGTAAACCCGAAAAACTCAGTGTTTACGCGCGCTATACTCGCCGAGGTGGTCTCGATATCAACCCATGGCGTAGCAATACACAATTTACGCCCGACGTAGGACGTTTAGCACGGCAATAA
- a CDS encoding tail assembly protein encodes MSTDSISRGLRILFGQDIEFRKAFTQSQMHISINNQNVHPDELSFHFERTLPDNTIVKFTPVVEGAIAGGIATWVVVGLVAASIALSLYTLFKTPNKPSSTDAQSDKITNNSFSSAENLVGQGRPVPILLGEMVVGSNVISLGIDTSNNQDWDISIS; translated from the coding sequence ATGAGCACAGACAGTATTAGCCGAGGATTGCGAATATTGTTTGGTCAAGATATAGAATTTAGAAAAGCGTTTACACAATCGCAGATGCATATCAGCATTAACAATCAAAACGTCCACCCTGACGAATTATCTTTTCATTTCGAACGAACGTTACCCGATAACACAATTGTTAAGTTTACTCCCGTAGTGGAAGGGGCTATAGCAGGAGGTATCGCAACGTGGGTTGTTGTTGGACTTGTCGCAGCTTCTATTGCTTTGTCACTTTATACATTATTCAAAACACCTAACAAACCATCATCTACTGACGCACAGTCAGACAAGATAACAAACAACTCATTTTCCAGCGCTGAAAACCTTGTTGGTCAAGGTAGGCCAGTACCTATTTTACTGGGGGAAATGGTGGTGGGAAGTAACGTGATATCGCTGGGTATCGATACATCAAACAACCAAGATTGGGATATTTCAATAAGTTGA
- the gpJ gene encoding TipJ family phage tail tip protein yields MSSGGGKAKTPILLNDNLKSKQFLRVLDLISEGPIYGPVDTEHMSSIMLNKTPVTNKNGDISINGVAAAWRNGSEYQEPINGFDYLESTVMVNNAVTKETPLVRTITNQEVDRVRLNIGVSSLVKTDSSGNQENSSVQMAIEVKSGNGGYVTQKIVTIGPNKISGEYLEAHIIEAPEQKPFDLRVRRITEDSNSDSLQNGTIWNSYTEITDDRLSYPFSAIVGVVIDRDQFKDTPTRNYHYRGLIVDVPDNYDPINRTYNGVWLGGFKQAWTNNPAWLYRALIKNNRYGLAKRVGFVDIDDGRLYALSQFCDQLVNDGHGGKEPRFTLNAYLTSQEKAKVILDKIASSLRGSSVWDGSYFSMLIDMPSDPVALITNSNVIDGKFTRNSTPSDERYNAVIVSWVDPNNGWETSKEYVADDVSIANDGYKETTIEAFGCTSRGQAYRVGKWLLETSLRETGRISFSMARDAISFMPCDIVEIADNQHIGTRVSGRVISRNKRIIAVDAPIEINEQSITFSMMGAHGKPVKFDVDYIDGNKIHLLSEPEYFKEHSPFVISAKNLKTKLYRITSVKEEEGNGKYKISAAEHNPNKQAIVDEGAVFDQPTNTINGYRAPSIERLRVISVNSPTVQTTVAWESSTVTKDLSFEVRVYSNNGNVVFEDETDLFSYNFFGLNAGNYFVGVKAKIINGMKGAESQIEMNIGAPPKPTHIQIDSMHFALKATPYISTDNSINTVFEFWGSEQRVSNVADIETKTKRLGRGSFWIKDGLKEGQDYWFYIRSINPFGVSDFVEATGKPDNVIAEVIDELGDTFLTNEAGQKLQEQIDFNQSNVQLQLEQAAEATLNNTVMLNQVSFRLLEEEGTRRSEIFRLEQVRISDQEALARWQQQVKTDYEQTSSAVLKVQESVSTLEKSTAKDISQVKAEIKQVDDKLGPMDARITDQSEAIAKVDETQTKHIETAESRFTDNEALINQLSRSLANAESSLAEMGMQLTAEVGNQAIEQLRIKASITRLDTVTADKFQAFAQSFEKIEAQFNDVNSSITTLKKTVSDNERSQAEINELIKSEIGENKAAIEQRGQTIFDHNGNGSAIYTIKTGINWNNQYYDAKFMMGAEVRNGKVDTQIGFSADTFGIFNPASGKLEPVFFVENGQVFINEAFINQATIEKLLIGSTIKSKNWDPSAKKGLMLDFENGKLIANDAEITGKIYATDGDFRGTVHAEKFIGDVATGVLYEGVSKYFIKQSVMSIETSIIYVGNMPYDVDLIMPTMHFSSEHREPAINRPFEISVFANGVSQNVITTTVNSPDTTWAAIASCYIKIPKYQKDTVIKIRLTGRGNGGDNSNCTLRIHPALVLACKSAPSSFK; encoded by the coding sequence ATGTCGTCAGGCGGCGGTAAAGCAAAAACTCCTATACTCCTTAATGATAATTTAAAGTCAAAGCAATTTTTACGTGTGCTTGATTTGATATCAGAAGGGCCAATATATGGGCCAGTTGATACAGAGCATATGTCATCAATCATGCTCAATAAGACGCCCGTTACGAATAAGAATGGCGATATTAGCATCAATGGCGTTGCTGCTGCGTGGCGAAACGGAAGCGAGTATCAAGAGCCGATAAATGGTTTTGATTACTTAGAATCTACCGTAATGGTTAACAATGCGGTAACAAAAGAGACACCACTAGTTAGAACGATAACGAATCAAGAAGTTGACAGAGTTCGATTAAATATCGGTGTCAGTAGCTTAGTTAAAACAGACTCAAGCGGTAATCAGGAAAACAGTTCCGTACAGATGGCGATTGAAGTTAAGTCGGGTAACGGTGGGTATGTCACACAAAAAATCGTCACGATAGGCCCCAATAAAATATCAGGAGAGTATTTAGAAGCTCACATTATTGAAGCACCAGAGCAAAAGCCTTTTGATTTGCGAGTGCGAAGGATTACCGAAGACAGTAACTCAGATTCATTGCAAAACGGCACTATTTGGAATAGCTACACTGAAATAACAGATGATCGGCTATCATATCCATTCTCGGCTATTGTCGGCGTTGTTATCGACAGAGACCAGTTTAAAGATACTCCCACGCGCAATTATCACTACAGAGGGTTGATTGTTGATGTGCCCGATAACTATGACCCAATCAATCGCACCTATAACGGAGTTTGGCTTGGCGGTTTCAAGCAAGCATGGACTAACAACCCTGCTTGGCTTTATCGAGCACTGATAAAAAATAATCGATATGGGCTTGCAAAAAGAGTTGGCTTTGTTGATATCGATGATGGTCGATTATATGCACTTTCTCAGTTTTGCGATCAGCTTGTCAATGATGGTCATGGTGGAAAAGAACCAAGGTTTACGCTCAACGCATATCTAACAAGCCAAGAAAAAGCCAAGGTTATCTTAGATAAAATAGCCTCGTCACTTCGAGGCTCCTCAGTCTGGGATGGGTCTTATTTTTCAATGCTTATCGATATGCCATCAGACCCAGTAGCACTTATCACTAATTCAAATGTTATTGATGGTAAGTTTACTCGAAACTCAACGCCGAGTGACGAGCGCTACAATGCCGTGATTGTATCGTGGGTTGACCCCAATAACGGGTGGGAGACATCAAAAGAATATGTTGCAGATGATGTATCGATTGCGAATGACGGATACAAAGAGACGACAATAGAAGCTTTCGGATGCACAAGCCGAGGCCAAGCTTATCGAGTCGGTAAGTGGCTGCTTGAGACTTCCTTAAGAGAAACTGGGCGAATCTCGTTTTCAATGGCTCGTGATGCTATCTCATTTATGCCGTGTGATATTGTCGAAATCGCCGATAATCAGCACATAGGCACACGAGTTAGTGGGCGCGTAATTTCAAGGAATAAACGCATTATTGCCGTTGATGCGCCGATTGAAATTAACGAACAATCAATTACGTTCTCTATGATGGGGGCGCACGGTAAACCTGTTAAATTCGATGTTGATTACATTGATGGAAATAAAATTCACTTACTGTCAGAGCCTGAATATTTCAAAGAACATTCCCCTTTTGTTATTTCGGCCAAAAATCTTAAAACAAAGCTCTATCGCATCACGAGTGTGAAAGAAGAAGAGGGTAATGGCAAATATAAAATATCAGCAGCAGAGCATAACCCGAATAAACAAGCGATTGTTGATGAAGGGGCTGTGTTTGATCAACCTACGAATACTATTAATGGCTATCGTGCACCATCAATTGAGCGCTTGCGTGTAATTAGCGTCAATAGCCCAACGGTACAGACCACGGTTGCATGGGAATCATCAACAGTTACAAAAGATTTATCATTCGAGGTTCGAGTGTATAGCAACAACGGCAACGTTGTGTTTGAAGATGAAACAGACCTATTTAGCTATAATTTCTTCGGATTGAATGCTGGAAATTATTTTGTCGGCGTTAAAGCTAAAATAATTAATGGGATGAAGGGCGCAGAATCTCAAATTGAAATGAATATAGGCGCACCACCAAAACCTACTCATATTCAAATCGACTCAATGCACTTTGCACTAAAAGCAACACCGTATATTTCAACTGACAACTCAATTAATACAGTGTTTGAGTTTTGGGGAAGCGAGCAAAGAGTAAGTAATGTTGCCGATATTGAGACTAAAACCAAGAGATTAGGGAGAGGTTCATTTTGGATCAAGGATGGGCTTAAAGAAGGTCAAGATTATTGGTTTTATATCCGTTCTATAAATCCTTTCGGTGTATCTGATTTTGTAGAAGCTACAGGAAAACCAGATAATGTTATTGCGGAGGTGATCGACGAGCTGGGCGACACCTTCCTCACCAACGAAGCTGGCCAGAAACTGCAAGAGCAGATTGACTTTAATCAATCCAATGTTCAGCTGCAACTTGAGCAAGCGGCAGAAGCGACACTTAACAACACTGTGATGTTGAATCAAGTCTCATTTCGCTTACTAGAAGAGGAAGGTACTCGCAGGTCTGAAATATTCCGTCTTGAGCAAGTGCGAATTTCAGACCAGGAGGCGCTAGCACGCTGGCAGCAGCAAGTTAAAACCGACTACGAGCAAACCTCATCGGCTGTTCTAAAAGTGCAAGAATCAGTGTCAACACTTGAAAAGTCAACGGCAAAAGACATATCGCAAGTCAAAGCTGAGATTAAGCAAGTTGATGACAAGTTAGGGCCGATGGATGCTCGTATTACAGACCAATCAGAGGCGATAGCTAAAGTTGATGAAACTCAAACGAAACATATTGAGACCGCCGAATCTCGATTTACTGATAATGAAGCGTTAATTAATCAGTTATCACGCTCACTTGCTAATGCTGAAAGTTCACTAGCAGAAATGGGGATGCAGCTGACAGCGGAGGTTGGAAATCAAGCAATTGAGCAACTGAGAATTAAAGCGTCAATTACTCGTTTAGATACAGTAACAGCCGATAAGTTTCAGGCATTCGCACAGTCATTTGAGAAAATTGAAGCGCAATTCAATGATGTAAACTCAAGCATTACGACTCTCAAGAAAACTGTATCAGATAATGAGAGGTCACAAGCTGAAATTAACGAGCTTATCAAGTCTGAAATTGGAGAGAATAAAGCAGCGATTGAGCAACGTGGGCAAACCATTTTTGACCACAACGGCAATGGCTCGGCAATTTACACTATCAAAACCGGCATCAACTGGAACAATCAATATTACGATGCGAAATTCATGATGGGAGCGGAAGTAAGAAACGGCAAGGTGGACACACAAATCGGCTTCAGTGCTGACACGTTCGGCATTTTCAATCCCGCAAGCGGCAAGTTAGAGCCAGTTTTCTTTGTTGAAAATGGACAGGTCTTTATTAATGAAGCGTTTATTAATCAAGCGACCATTGAAAAGCTGTTAATCGGTTCGACTATCAAATCCAAAAATTGGGATCCTTCAGCTAAAAAAGGTCTCATGCTGGACTTTGAAAACGGGAAGTTGATTGCAAATGATGCAGAAATAACTGGCAAGATTTATGCAACTGATGGTGACTTCAGGGGAACTGTCCACGCTGAAAAATTCATCGGGGATGTTGCAACGGGGGTTTTATACGAAGGGGTGTCAAAGTATTTCATTAAACAATCTGTTATGTCTATAGAAACATCAATAATCTACGTAGGAAACATGCCGTATGATGTCGATTTGATTATGCCGACAATGCATTTTTCATCTGAGCACAGGGAGCCAGCAATCAATAGACCCTTTGAAATTTCAGTTTTTGCAAATGGAGTTTCCCAAAATGTCATCACAACAACAGTTAATAGTCCAGATACAACGTGGGCTGCAATCGCATCCTGTTATATCAAGATACCGAAATATCAAAAAGACACAGTGATAAAGATACGGCTCACAGGGAGAGGAAATGGCGGCGACAACTCAAACTGCACATTAAGAATCCATCCGGCGCTTGTCTTAGCATGCAAGAGCGCCCCATCGTCCTTTAAATAA